The following are from one region of the Candidatus Hydrogenedentota bacterium genome:
- a CDS encoding SUMF1/EgtB/PvdO family nonheme iron enzyme translates to MARCSGCNHENPSGLSRCERCQTPLPSASSEEATRVSQAPAGDLQFHRGQVVNSRYTVLDLIGRGGMGCIYKVHDNVLGEDVALKTLLPQFLRDKMVVERFFNEARIARKLAHPNIVRVHDIGSAGKGVFISMEYVQGDSLRGIIEKLPPGRRLPIAEVLRVVDELCVALEYAHQYTIHRDIKPENIMIDRQQRIKLMDFGISKLMDNTRMTGASVVMGTPYYMSPEQLRNSRDVDARADIYSVGVVLYEVLTGNMPTGVPRPASQMLKEIPPAMDGIVAKCVDPDPEKRFQNASELRAALQPVIKMVGAGKDLDKTRIARGRKMDRGPLMSRGALGWALVLLIVAGMIGASAFLLRQWRAPSGDGAAAGPALAGRAGELLRDMETARSRVEPLTKGSPMMRELFEMGERSRTAALAARQQGLEGPSVAGPAEEALGHYLAMALARDDMVYVPGGAVTVDGVPTQLPGFLMDATEVTMGQYAKFCDEVENGWRVPAEVRDAMQAYPDYPMTYVSFFDAQAFSVFAGKSLPTRAQWALAAHGGKDVSDMYPWGGEWVSGACNCQTQKLAPVKSHDKDKTARGIYDLAGNVSEWTASPLDASKAGQQPDFGDVMLVCGGNYAATPSPLRAAQERVFEARSHELGFRCVIGVDTSPAGVAEALRRLP, encoded by the coding sequence ATGGCGCGCTGTTCAGGATGCAATCATGAGAACCCTTCGGGACTGAGCCGCTGCGAGCGGTGCCAGACCCCGCTGCCGTCGGCGTCGAGCGAGGAGGCGACGCGGGTTTCCCAGGCGCCCGCCGGGGACCTGCAGTTCCACCGGGGCCAGGTGGTGAACAGCCGCTACACCGTGCTGGACCTCATCGGTCGCGGCGGCATGGGCTGCATCTACAAGGTGCATGACAACGTGCTGGGCGAGGACGTGGCGCTGAAGACGCTGCTTCCGCAGTTTCTGCGGGACAAGATGGTGGTGGAGCGGTTTTTCAACGAGGCCCGCATCGCCCGGAAACTGGCGCACCCGAACATTGTGCGGGTCCACGACATCGGCAGCGCGGGCAAGGGCGTCTTCATCTCGATGGAGTACGTGCAGGGGGACTCGCTTCGGGGAATCATCGAGAAACTGCCGCCGGGGCGCAGGCTTCCCATCGCGGAAGTGCTGCGCGTCGTGGACGAGCTGTGCGTGGCCCTGGAGTACGCGCACCAGTACACGATACACCGGGACATCAAGCCCGAGAACATCATGATTGACCGGCAGCAGCGGATAAAACTGATGGACTTCGGCATCTCGAAGCTGATGGACAACACCCGCATGACCGGCGCGTCGGTGGTGATGGGCACGCCCTACTACATGTCGCCGGAGCAGCTCCGCAACAGCCGGGACGTGGACGCGCGGGCGGACATCTACAGCGTGGGCGTGGTGCTGTACGAGGTGCTCACGGGCAACATGCCCACGGGCGTGCCGCGCCCCGCTTCGCAGATGCTCAAGGAAATCCCCCCCGCCATGGACGGGATCGTGGCGAAGTGCGTGGACCCTGACCCGGAGAAACGTTTCCAGAACGCCTCCGAGCTGAGGGCCGCGCTCCAGCCCGTCATCAAGATGGTGGGCGCCGGAAAGGACCTGGACAAGACCCGCATCGCCCGCGGCAGGAAAATGGACCGCGGGCCGCTCATGTCGCGGGGTGCCCTGGGCTGGGCGCTGGTCCTGCTGATAGTCGCCGGAATGATTGGGGCGTCCGCCTTCCTGCTCCGCCAGTGGCGCGCGCCCTCGGGCGACGGCGCGGCGGCGGGCCCCGCCCTGGCCGGGCGCGCGGGCGAGCTGCTTCGTGACATGGAGACGGCGCGGTCCCGGGTGGAGCCGCTCACCAAGGGCTCCCCGATGATGCGCGAACTGTTCGAGATGGGTGAGCGCAGCCGCACGGCGGCCCTGGCCGCGCGGCAGCAGGGCCTTGAGGGGCCGTCTGTGGCGGGGCCGGCGGAGGAGGCGCTGGGCCATTACCTGGCCATGGCGCTGGCCCGCGACGACATGGTGTACGTGCCGGGGGGCGCGGTGACGGTGGACGGGGTGCCGACGCAGTTGCCCGGGTTCCTCATGGACGCCACCGAGGTGACCATGGGGCAGTACGCGAAGTTCTGCGACGAGGTGGAGAACGGCTGGCGGGTGCCCGCCGAGGTGCGCGACGCCATGCAGGCCTATCCGGACTATCCGATGACCTACGTCTCCTTTTTCGACGCGCAGGCCTTCTCGGTGTTCGCGGGCAAGTCGCTGCCGACGCGCGCGCAGTGGGCGCTGGCGGCGCACGGCGGGAAGGATGTCTCCGACATGTATCCCTGGGGCGGCGAGTGGGTCTCCGGCGCGTGCAACTGCCAGACCCAGAAACTGGCTCCGGTGAAATCCCATGACAAGGACAAGACCGCAAGGGGCATCTACGACCTGGCGGGCAATGTCAGCGAGTGGACCGCATCCCCCCTGGACGCCTCGAAGGCGGGGCAGCAGCCGGATTTCGGCGACGTGATGCTGGTGTGCGGCGGGAACTACGCCGCAACCCCCTCCCCCCTGCGCGCGGCGCAGGAGCGCGTGTTCGAGGCCCGGTCCCACGAGCTGGGTTTCCGGTGCGTCATCGGTGTGGACACCAGCCCGGCCGGGGTCGCGGAGGCGCTGCGCCGCCTGCCATGA
- a CDS encoding IPT/TIG domain-containing protein — protein MSGACARRVALLLALLVCAAPAARAQRVLARTAALSATRQAAALYMHSLDFGRGGALPGVNRLPGSSATAPLLLWESGRRCVAGSGPAHPPQRPEPGDPDTVISLARTAPFQLVEPAVYRSEPGWREWPANLRGNGDRCLLAVLGGLETPERGRLRLLSFDENGMAPVPVREWGLPGGAVGAVFTASAAAPGGLLPTVAVLCRGPTGAPPVLALCDPVSGRITRHSMVELPGWNPVCVEPDAIASPPNGAWVAVSLSGTDLDLGTGEPVSQVAFFDPVRRAWAGAPVRVQGVVGPEGLRFTARGACWAGSTVPGTDFAYMARMDLAGESWAKRAEFPLSGASEGFLFRTSPLGNGVAVALGRHLELWPDGARGTLRAEFQDTLGAMAWGTEGLFVGEASRVHRVDTVMGVSTGAVLLQSGRVTGLLPLSGEYLPHPDADVDGLTDAEELALGTRPDLPDTDGDGWPDGSDPDPLRPAPRLEAASAVLLRGEAAGSELRALRVGTGAVPAPWVVEHDAGSMPWLVMHPLSGRGAGVVYLGADPARLPAGAPAGGVVRIRLREPVSGSGPEQSPVGVQVRVLPVRERAARLLWAWPDGDGVDIPGTWGPRLAGPPLYFSQERADGPVSGDLSPYRLVAVHAAALQRGYFARQQLLDYLGGGGGLLVVGGAPETGRALAPWLAPLGMAVSAEAPPAGPQPVMAGTGPLRWWAGFDPGGQYGFVRADTAARLFARPLPAFYQVPESGFPPGTPAVLMARAYGHGRVAALSSDRIPAAAGRGDAKAARFMERLAAWLVRGPVETRDMDGDGLPDDLEDADGNGARDPGETDWLAADSDGDGVPDGMEDWNRNGMVDPGETDPRNPDSDGDGIWDGADPAPAPVYGAPHIASIEPSSGPAEGGTLVAVAGRGLDQGATLWFGDRQAAWTPTPGGVAALARVPESAGEGGDVEVRIESPGGGLRGILPGGYRYLARTRVPVRMEVDPASLKRAGDCVEGVLKIHATPPPGLTAIKFLLLLDLPKTEGFQWLEEGASGLGHVTKNSLGRIQVVGEMRARRGEPEILLGAVPWRLCPAAGAVKVSFDAVRGVAVESNGGRMPFEGAPLSVELPVPE, from the coding sequence ATGAGCGGCGCGTGCGCGCGCCGCGTGGCGCTGCTGCTGGCGCTGCTGGTCTGCGCCGCCCCCGCCGCGAGGGCGCAGCGGGTGCTGGCGCGGACGGCGGCGCTTTCGGCGACCCGGCAGGCCGCCGCGCTCTACATGCACAGCCTGGACTTCGGGCGGGGGGGGGCGCTGCCGGGCGTGAACCGACTGCCCGGCTCCTCGGCCACGGCGCCCCTGCTTCTGTGGGAGAGCGGGCGGCGCTGCGTTGCGGGAAGCGGCCCGGCGCATCCGCCGCAGCGTCCGGAGCCGGGCGACCCGGACACGGTCATTTCCCTGGCGCGCACCGCGCCGTTTCAACTGGTCGAACCCGCTGTATACCGTTCCGAACCGGGCTGGCGGGAATGGCCCGCCAACCTGCGCGGGAACGGGGACCGATGCCTGTTGGCGGTGCTGGGCGGATTGGAGACACCGGAACGGGGACGGCTGCGCCTCCTTTCTTTCGATGAAAACGGTATGGCACCCGTGCCGGTGCGGGAGTGGGGGCTGCCGGGCGGCGCCGTGGGCGCCGTGTTCACCGCGTCCGCCGCCGCGCCGGGGGGACTTCTGCCAACCGTTGCGGTGCTGTGCCGGGGCCCGACGGGCGCGCCGCCCGTCCTGGCGCTGTGCGACCCGGTCTCGGGGCGGATAACCCGGCACTCCATGGTGGAACTGCCCGGCTGGAACCCCGTGTGCGTGGAGCCCGACGCCATTGCGTCCCCGCCGAACGGCGCATGGGTGGCCGTTTCCCTGAGCGGCACGGACCTTGACTTGGGAACGGGGGAACCCGTGTCGCAGGTGGCCTTTTTCGATCCGGTAAGACGCGCCTGGGCGGGAGCCCCGGTGCGGGTGCAGGGGGTGGTCGGGCCGGAGGGGCTGCGGTTCACGGCGCGGGGCGCCTGCTGGGCGGGCAGCACCGTGCCCGGCACGGATTTCGCCTATATGGCGCGGATGGATTTGGCGGGGGAAAGCTGGGCCAAGCGCGCCGAGTTCCCCCTGTCCGGCGCGTCCGAGGGGTTTCTGTTCCGGACCAGTCCTTTAGGAAACGGGGTGGCCGTCGCCCTGGGGCGGCATCTGGAGCTGTGGCCTGACGGCGCGCGCGGGACCCTGCGCGCCGAATTTCAGGACACCCTCGGCGCCATGGCCTGGGGTACTGAGGGCCTGTTTGTGGGCGAGGCTTCCCGGGTTCACCGGGTGGACACGGTCATGGGCGTTTCAACGGGGGCGGTCTTGCTCCAGTCGGGCCGTGTGACCGGACTGCTGCCGCTGTCCGGGGAATACCTGCCGCACCCCGACGCGGACGTGGACGGGCTGACCGACGCGGAGGAGCTTGCCCTGGGCACACGGCCCGATTTGCCGGACACGGACGGGGACGGCTGGCCGGACGGGAGCGACCCGGACCCCCTGCGGCCCGCGCCCCGGCTTGAGGCGGCGTCCGCAGTGCTCCTGCGCGGCGAGGCGGCGGGCAGTGAGCTGCGGGCGCTTCGCGTGGGCACGGGCGCGGTGCCCGCCCCGTGGGTGGTCGAGCATGACGCAGGGTCCATGCCGTGGCTGGTGATGCACCCCCTGTCCGGCCGCGGCGCGGGCGTGGTATATCTGGGCGCGGACCCGGCGCGCCTGCCGGCGGGCGCGCCCGCCGGGGGGGTGGTCCGGATTCGTCTCCGCGAGCCCGTGTCCGGTTCAGGACCGGAGCAGTCCCCGGTCGGGGTCCAGGTGCGGGTGTTGCCCGTGCGGGAACGCGCGGCGCGGCTCCTTTGGGCCTGGCCGGACGGGGACGGGGTGGACATCCCCGGCACGTGGGGTCCGCGGCTTGCGGGACCGCCGCTGTATTTCTCGCAGGAGCGCGCGGACGGCCCCGTGTCCGGCGACCTGTCGCCGTACCGGCTGGTGGCGGTCCACGCCGCCGCGCTGCAGCGGGGCTATTTCGCAAGGCAGCAGTTGCTGGACTATTTGGGCGGCGGCGGCGGACTGCTGGTGGTGGGAGGCGCGCCGGAGACGGGCCGGGCGCTGGCGCCGTGGCTGGCGCCGCTGGGCATGGCGGTGTCCGCAGAGGCGCCGCCCGCGGGTCCGCAGCCCGTCATGGCGGGAACGGGGCCGCTGCGCTGGTGGGCCGGCTTTGACCCGGGCGGGCAGTATGGGTTTGTGCGGGCGGACACGGCGGCCCGCCTCTTCGCGCGGCCCCTGCCGGCGTTTTACCAGGTGCCGGAAAGCGGTTTTCCGCCGGGCACCCCGGCGGTGCTCATGGCCCGCGCCTACGGCCATGGCCGGGTGGCGGCGCTGTCCTCGGACCGGATTCCCGCAGCGGCGGGCCGGGGCGACGCGAAGGCCGCACGGTTCATGGAGCGGCTGGCGGCGTGGCTGGTGCGGGGGCCGGTCGAGACCCGCGACATGGACGGGGACGGACTGCCGGACGACCTGGAGGATGCCGATGGAAACGGGGCGCGCGATCCGGGGGAGACGGACTGGCTGGCGGCGGACTCGGACGGGGACGGTGTCCCCGACGGCATGGAGGACTGGAACCGCAACGGCATGGTGGACCCCGGCGAGACGGACCCGCGCAATCCGGACTCTGACGGGGACGGCATTTGGGACGGGGCGGACCCCGCGCCCGCGCCGGTGTACGGCGCGCCGCATATAGCCTCCATCGAGCCCTCCTCAGGCCCGGCGGAGGGCGGCACCCTGGTGGCGGTGGCGGGCCGGGGACTGGACCAGGGGGCGACCCTCTGGTTCGGGGACCGGCAGGCCGCCTGGACCCCCACGCCGGGCGGTGTGGCCGCGCTGGCGCGGGTGCCGGAAAGCGCCGGGGAAGGGGGTGATGTGGAGGTGCGGATCGAGTCGCCCGGCGGCGGGCTCAGGGGAATCCTGCCCGGTGGCTACCGGTACCTGGCGCGAACCCGCGTGCCCGTGCGGATGGAGGTGGACCCCGCATCCCTTAAACGCGCGGGGGATTGCGTGGAGGGGGTCCTGAAAATCCATGCGACGCCGCCTCCGGGGTTGACGGCCATAAAATTTCTGCTGCTGCTGGACCTGCCAAAAACAGAGGGCTTCCAGTGGCTGGAGGAGGGGGCGTCGGGTCTGGGGCATGTCACAAAAAACAGCCTGGGCCGGATTCAGGTGGTCGGCGAAATGCGCGCGCGGCGCGGCGAGCCGGAAATCCTGTTGGGCGCCGTGCCATGGCGCCTGTGCCCGGCGGCGGGGGCGGTGAAGGTGTCCTTTGACGCGGTGCGGGGTGTGGCCGTTGAGTCCAACGGGGGCCGCATGCCCTTCGAGGGCGCGCCCCTCAGTGTGGAGTTGCCCGTCCCCGAATGA
- a CDS encoding 2-aminoethylphosphonate--pyruvate transaminase yields the protein MKNLPASHDKTLFTPGPLTTSHTVKEAMLRDLGSRDTEFIETVRRIRRGLLSLGEVAGLDYEAVLMQGSGTFAVESVFSSTVPPGGRVAVVVNGAYGERIVKMCQVLGIGTVALKYGEDQIPDVAEITEILGREEGLTHLAVVHCETTTGIINPVVQLGAVAKRVGLRYVVDAMSSFGAVPLNIGASHIDYLVSSANKCIEGVPGFGFVIARRAALEETEGWARSLSLNLLEQWRGLEANGQFRFTPPTHALLAFDQAMAELEREGGVEMRAARYYRNYRLLVEGMRGMGFQEYLPGELQGHIITSFRYPEDPNWSFETFYRKLGERGCVIYPGKVSNADCFRIGSIGRIFESDIRILLAAVRDTVTEMGLRL from the coding sequence ATGAAAAACCTGCCCGCGTCCCATGACAAGACCCTGTTCACCCCCGGCCCGCTGACCACCAGCCACACCGTGAAAGAGGCCATGCTCCGCGACCTCGGCTCGCGCGACACGGAGTTCATCGAGACGGTCCGGCGCATCCGCCGGGGCCTGCTCTCCCTGGGCGAGGTGGCCGGCCTGGACTACGAGGCGGTGCTGATGCAGGGCAGCGGCACCTTCGCGGTGGAGTCCGTATTCTCCTCCACCGTGCCGCCGGGCGGGCGCGTGGCCGTCGTTGTCAACGGCGCCTACGGCGAGCGCATCGTGAAGATGTGCCAAGTCCTCGGCATCGGCACGGTGGCGCTGAAATACGGCGAGGACCAGATTCCGGATGTCGCGGAGATCACGGAAATTCTCGGGCGCGAGGAGGGGCTGACCCACCTCGCCGTGGTCCACTGCGAGACCACCACGGGCATCATCAACCCCGTGGTGCAGTTGGGCGCCGTAGCAAAAAGGGTAGGGCTGCGCTACGTGGTGGACGCCATGAGCAGCTTCGGCGCGGTGCCCCTGAACATCGGCGCGTCCCACATAGACTATCTGGTCTCGTCGGCGAACAAGTGCATCGAGGGCGTGCCGGGTTTCGGGTTTGTCATCGCGCGCCGCGCCGCGCTCGAGGAGACGGAGGGCTGGGCGCGCAGCCTCAGTCTGAACCTTCTGGAGCAGTGGCGGGGTCTGGAGGCCAACGGCCAGTTCCGCTTCACTCCGCCCACCCACGCCCTGCTGGCCTTTGACCAGGCCATGGCCGAACTGGAACGCGAGGGCGGGGTCGAGATGCGGGCCGCGCGGTATTACCGCAATTACCGGCTGCTGGTCGAGGGGATGCGCGGCATGGGATTCCAGGAGTACCTGCCCGGTGAGCTTCAGGGCCACATTATCACCTCGTTCAGATACCCCGAGGACCCGAACTGGTCCTTCGAGACTTTTTACCGGAAACTCGGCGAACGCGGCTGTGTCATCTATCCCGGCAAGGTGAGCAACGCGGACTGCTTCCGGATCGGGAGCATCGGCCGCATTTTCGAGAGCGACATCCGCATCCTGCTGGCCGCCGTCCGCGACACTGTCACGGAGATGGGCCTGAGACTGTGA
- the rfbD gene encoding dTDP-4-dehydrorhamnose reductase, which translates to MKVLIFGAKGQLGRELTARFGGFAELLPLDLPGFDITDAARVDAAVDGFSPDLIINAAAYTDVERAETERAAAFGVNVAGAFNAAEAARRTGAALVYYSTDFVFDGRAAAPLTEEEPVGPASPLSVYGFTKWLGEEAARRAPRHCILRTAWLYGPGGNNFVEKILAAARTRPELRVVTDETGCPTHTWDLAEATEALCRAGAAGTYHVVNSGACTRHEFALAIVEMAGLETPVRPCLSSEFPAAAKRPAYAVLDTAKYARTAGRGMRGWRGALAHYFERRQEQS; encoded by the coding sequence ATGAAAGTCCTTATTTTTGGCGCAAAAGGCCAGTTGGGCCGCGAGCTTACCGCCCGTTTTGGCGGGTTCGCGGAGCTGCTGCCCCTCGACCTGCCCGGATTCGACATCACCGACGCCGCGCGGGTGGACGCGGCTGTGGACGGTTTTTCGCCGGACCTCATCATCAACGCCGCGGCCTACACGGATGTGGAGCGGGCCGAGACGGAGCGGGCGGCGGCCTTTGGCGTGAATGTGGCGGGCGCGTTCAACGCGGCCGAAGCGGCGCGCCGGACGGGCGCGGCGCTGGTCTATTACTCGACGGACTTTGTGTTTGACGGGCGGGCCGCCGCGCCGCTGACGGAGGAGGAGCCTGTCGGCCCCGCCTCGCCGCTGAGCGTGTACGGGTTCACCAAGTGGCTGGGCGAGGAGGCCGCGCGCCGCGCGCCCCGGCACTGCATCCTGCGCACGGCCTGGCTCTACGGTCCCGGCGGCAACAATTTTGTCGAGAAAATACTGGCCGCCGCAAGGACACGGCCCGAACTGCGCGTGGTCACCGACGAGACAGGCTGCCCCACGCACACCTGGGACTTGGCGGAGGCCACGGAGGCGCTGTGCCGGGCGGGCGCGGCGGGCACTTATCATGTGGTGAACTCGGGGGCCTGCACCCGGCATGAATTCGCCCTCGCCATCGTGGAAATGGCCGGGCTGGAGACGCCCGTGCGCCCGTGTCTGTCCTCGGAATTTCCCGCCGCCGCGAAGCGCCCCGCGTATGCGGTGCTGGACACGGCGAAGTACGCCCGCACCGCGGGACGGGGCATGCGCGGCTGGCGCGGGGCGCTGGCCCATTATTTTGAACGCCGACAGGAGCAGTCATGA
- the rfbB gene encoding dTDP-glucose 4,6-dehydratase — MKRIMVTGGAGFIGSAFVRMLLREQPETHVVTYDKLTYSGNLDNLREADPARHTFVRGDINDPDTLAGALRGCDAVVNFAAESHVDRSLLGASDFITTNVAGVNTLLEQARLAGVGRVLLVSTDEVYGSREEGSFRESDPLHPRNPYAASKAAGELFGLAHFETHGLPVVITRGSNTYGPYQYPEKVLPLFVTNALEDQPLPLYGDGNNVRDWLHVEDHCRGIECVLRCGVPGQAYNIPGGSERRNIELTRRILELTEKPESLIKPVADRVGHDRRYSIDGAKLRALGWSPRMPWDEGVALTVRWYQENAWWWGKIKSGEFREYYKRQYGG, encoded by the coding sequence ATGAAAAGGATTATGGTCACCGGCGGCGCCGGATTCATCGGTTCGGCCTTTGTGCGGATGCTGCTGCGCGAACAACCCGAAACGCATGTGGTCACCTATGACAAGCTGACTTATTCGGGGAATCTGGACAACCTGCGGGAGGCTGACCCGGCGCGCCACACCTTTGTCCGGGGGGACATCAACGACCCGGACACCCTGGCCGGGGCGCTGCGGGGCTGCGACGCGGTGGTGAATTTCGCCGCCGAGAGCCATGTGGACCGGAGCCTCCTCGGCGCTTCGGATTTCATCACCACCAACGTGGCGGGGGTGAACACCCTGCTGGAGCAGGCGCGGCTGGCGGGGGTGGGGCGGGTGCTGCTGGTCTCCACGGACGAGGTCTACGGCAGCCGCGAGGAGGGCTCGTTCAGGGAGTCGGACCCATTGCACCCGCGCAACCCCTATGCGGCGAGCAAGGCGGCGGGCGAGCTCTTCGGGCTGGCCCACTTCGAGACCCACGGCCTGCCCGTGGTCATCACGCGCGGCTCGAACACCTACGGCCCGTACCAGTATCCGGAGAAGGTGCTGCCCCTCTTTGTCACCAACGCCCTGGAGGACCAGCCCCTGCCGCTTTACGGCGACGGGAACAATGTCCGGGACTGGCTTCATGTGGAGGACCACTGCCGGGGGATTGAATGCGTCCTGCGCTGCGGCGTTCCCGGCCAGGCCTACAACATTCCCGGCGGCAGCGAGCGGCGGAACATCGAGCTGACCCGCCGCATCCTGGAACTCACGGAAAAGCCGGAGTCCCTGATCAAGCCCGTGGCCGACCGTGTCGGACACGACCGGCGCTATTCCATAGACGGGGCCAAACTGCGCGCCCTCGGCTGGTCCCCGCGAATGCCCTGGGACGAGGGCGTCGCCCTGACGGTGCGGTGGTACCAGGAAAACGCATGGTGGTGGGGGAAGATCAAGTCCGGCGAGTTCCGCGAGTACTACAAGCGCCAGTACGGCGGCTGA
- a CDS encoding alpha/beta hydrolase codes for MACGVACLRGKWSPKKILAMTSLSLAVITILLVSVFFWLLLHRTPGQAFDSNGVPVFYTVEGKGEPVILIHGLAAQSDWNWRYPGVTRMLAKDFQVISMDIRGHGLTGKPTAPEAYGMEMIEDVVRLMDHLGLPSAHVAGYSLGGFIALKLAVTHPERVRSVAYCASGWAEVASLDEIPNPYRKPVPPGETAMKAKAEEKTAEADSNKKNGNNKSLFHRIRSSFGDRVINPDAKRALKKTFSEFAVPREALQHNQVPSACFIGTNDGLFYMAEELRKNMTNLEYVVIEGANHFTTPFYGEFKRGLRDFFLRHREQ; via the coding sequence ATGGCTTGTGGTGTGGCATGTCTGCGCGGCAAATGGTCCCCTAAAAAAATTCTGGCCATGACCTCGCTTTCCCTTGCCGTTATAACAATTCTTTTAGTGTCGGTGTTCTTCTGGCTGCTGCTGCACCGGACGCCGGGCCAGGCCTTTGACTCCAACGGCGTGCCCGTGTTTTACACCGTCGAGGGGAAGGGCGAACCGGTCATCCTCATCCATGGTCTTGCCGCACAAAGCGACTGGAATTGGCGTTACCCCGGTGTGACGCGCATGCTCGCGAAGGATTTTCAGGTCATCTCGATGGACATCCGCGGCCACGGCCTCACGGGCAAACCCACCGCGCCGGAGGCATACGGCATGGAGATGATTGAGGATGTCGTGCGTCTCATGGACCATTTGGGCCTGCCCAGCGCGCATGTGGCGGGTTACTCCCTGGGCGGGTTCATCGCGCTGAAACTGGCGGTGACGCACCCGGAACGGGTCCGCAGCGTCGCATACTGCGCGTCGGGCTGGGCCGAGGTGGCCAGTTTGGACGAGATTCCCAATCCCTACCGGAAACCCGTCCCGCCGGGCGAGACGGCCATGAAGGCCAAAGCGGAAGAGAAGACCGCAGAGGCGGATTCCAACAAAAAGAACGGCAACAACAAATCCCTGTTCCACCGCATCCGCAGCAGCTTCGGCGACCGGGTCATCAATCCGGACGCCAAGCGGGCGCTGAAGAAAACTTTCAGCGAGTTTGCCGTGCCTAGGGAGGCCCTGCAGCACAATCAAGTGCCCTCCGCGTGCTTTATCGGCACCAATGACGGCCTTTTTTACATGGCCGAGGAATTGCGGAAAAACATGACCAACCTCGAATATGTGGTGATTGAGGGGGCCAACCACTTCACCACCCCGTTTTACGGGGAGTTCAAACGGGGGCTTCGGGACTTTTTTCTGCGCCACCGGGAACAGTGA